gtttgttcattatcgaaaattcttctattttagaCGGCAACTGAAGTGATAGAAGAACAATCTCATGTTTTTATTACTTATTAGTTTCtgatttattcttctttttctcttaattaagATTAATTCAATATTGAATTGGTCTAAATGTTCATAATTTACTCATCATAGTTTCTTCTTGTACTGATATTATGTTGGGAAGAATGATTATTAGCCAACTCCCAAACTCCCAACCAATTCTATTGggtttagtttttgaaaattatgtacATAAAAACCAGTTTTATCTATTCGTTTATACTGTTTTTATCGTTTATCGTCTATGTCTTAAggaatatattataaattaagaactcaaatatttacataaaaaatatgaaaaaccaCAACGAAAAATGGTGAAGAAACAAACATGCAATGGGGTATCAAAAGAGATTTAATTCTAAACTTAATCGCTGACAATAGAATAAACCTTTTCATATGTTATGTACATATACAACAATATTGaacaaaagaatcaaatgataaatacttgttttctttgtaaaacTCCTCAAATTTGCGTGATATTTTTGGTCCAACTTTCCACACTTGGAACCCAAATTGTAGCTGTACACAAAGGCCTTGATTTCCAACACAAACTCAAGTTGCATTTCTCATGTTGCACCCAAAAATCTCCTCTAAAAAGACTAATCAAATACTTAGCTTGAGAGCAATTGAAAGAAGTAAAAGGGATTTTGTTGTAGCCTTGCAAATGATCAAAACCACTTCCCCACACATGAGTTTTATCACAAGGGAATTGAGTAACAGAGTCCAAAATTCTTGTCCCCAAAAACTCATCCATCACTTGTTTGAATCCGTTTTCATAAACCCCAGAAAAGCATCTCAAAAGTGAATCTGAAAGAGCAGAGAAATGGTGAAAAGCTTCAAAGAAAAACTCCACAAAAGACATTGTTGGTTGAGGCCCTCCAAGTCCAAGCTGTTTAGTGACATTGAAAAGCTCTTCTTCAACTAAAACTACGCATTTAGGTGAAAGTTTAGAAACCccatctaaaaaaatttcgaACTTTGATAAGTTTTCATAGCTTAAAATATGGTGAAAAATGCCACTACAATTGCCAATTACTGTCTCACCCATCACTTGAATTTCTTCAAACCTGTCTGCTTTTTCAATCCCCATTTGATCAAATATGAAAGGGAGGTTGATTGATTTAGCAAATTCACTTAATCTCCTCCCTGTTTGCTCAATAATCTTCCTCTCATTTTCATTGTCTTGTACAATGGCTGTTAATCTCAAAGAACAAACATGTTCCTTAGCAGCAAGATCTGCCATTAGTGGTGGCCATTGAATTCCTTCCATGATATCAAAATCTATAATATGAAtcattttttccccttctGCTGCTTCAAGAATTGCTTGATTGGCTGTGAAATGAGCAAACTTTATATAAGGAGAAAGCTGTTGAAGCATTTGAAAAGCTGACATGGAGTTATAATTCTTAATCTGGATTTGATGATGAGCTGCTAGAATATTATAATCAACAGTCTTGTAATGGAGTCCTTGAGTGAAAAACCAAGCTAATTGATTGAATGAAGATGAGCCCATAtcatataaaagtaaattctTGAGcttttcaatcaaattggAAACAAGGACATGATTTTGTGCTTCAATTGCTTCAGCTGCTGCTAGTAATAGATCTGTTAAGCTCTCTTCTTCCATTAACTCTGCTTGAATTCctttgaaaatgatattattGGACTTCTCTTGCTCTTCTTCatgatcttcttcttctacatgTCCTGAATGATTGCTCGATTCTTGAATGTTTTGAGGATCTATAGAGGTAATTGCGAGAAAATCTTCAGGATTGTAATCGATTGgatcaaattgaagaaaattttgatcatCATATTCCAAGAAGCTTCCTTCTTGAAAGGAATTTTGAGAGGAATTTTCTGAGAGAGAAGAGCAAGAATTTCCTTCATGGGTATGGAAAAAGGTTTCGGGTGATGAAAAGTAATTGTAATTGGTGAAGAACTCCATGGATTCAAATTCCATTGTGTTCATTAAGTTTTGAACTTTATGAATGAGATTGATGGGGAAAATTAAGACACAAATTGCTGTTTAACTTTTGCTATTTGTGAGtgacacacgcacacacacacacacatatatatatatgagctAGTGTGATTTGATGAAGCAAATGGTGAAGATGACATAAGCACTCAAACTAAAGTTTTgtgtttaagttttaattaaatattaagtAAGAAATAATAGATATAATTATGAGCCCCAAgtgtttaaattattgataaaaatgtaTCTATAGATTCCAACcttcttattttatattgatttgaATCCTGTGGATGGCGGAATCTACTGTGAATCATtgcaaattataaataataataattgggTTAGATAGGTTTAATCAACATTAGTGTGatgtttgtttaaatattgagtGTGTA
This DNA window, taken from Cucumis sativus cultivar 9930 chromosome 6, Cucumber_9930_V3, whole genome shotgun sequence, encodes the following:
- the LOC101207036 gene encoding protein NODULATION SIGNALING PATHWAY 2 — translated: MEFESMEFFTNYNYFSSPETFFHTHEGNSCSSLSENSSQNSFQEGSFLEYDDQNFLQFDPIDYNPEDFLAITSIDPQNIQESSNHSGHVEEEDHEEEQEKSNNIIFKGIQAELMEEESLTDLLLAAAEAIEAQNHVLVSNLIEKLKNLLLYDMGSSSFNQLAWFFTQGLHYKTVDYNILAAHHQIQIKNYNSMSAFQMLQQLSPYIKFAHFTANQAILEAAEGEKMIHIIDFDIMEGIQWPPLMADLAAKEHVCSLRLTAIVQDNENERKIIEQTGRRLSEFAKSINLPFIFDQMGIEKADRFEEIQVMGETVIGNCSGIFHHILSYENLSKFEIFLDGVSKLSPKCVVLVEEELFNVTKQLGLGGPQPTMSFVEFFFEAFHHFSALSDSLLRCFSGVYENGFKQVMDEFLGTRILDSVTQFPCDKTHVWGSGFDHLQGYNKIPFTSFNCSQAKYLISLFRGDFWVQHEKCNLSLCWKSRPLCTATIWVPSVESWTKNITQI